The Cetobacterium somerae ATCC BAA-474 genome has a window encoding:
- the mnmA gene encoding tRNA 2-thiouridine(34) synthase MnmA, with protein MNLEFNKENENKVIAVAMSGGVDSSTVAYLLKKQGYKIFGVTMKTCGEEDKDAKRICDDLGIDHYLLDVTEDFGKEVIDYFVDEYSSGRTPNPCMVCNRKIKFGKLIEFAKELGAEALATGHYANIIDGTLAIGDDMNKDQVYFLSQIKKENLKYIIFPIGKMEKPAVRELAKDLGVRVYAKKDSQEICFVEDGKLKEFLMEKTGGKIGKPGQIVNLKGKVLGKHNGLAFYTIGQRKGLGIASANPLYVIELDRKNNRVIVGSNEDLMKNTLIANQLNLFLVEDVKELDGMDCFVKARSRDKLHPCKVKVVDKDTIEILFTEDNVRAVTPGQGAVLYTEDGKVIASSFIIK; from the coding sequence ATGAACTTAGAGTTTAATAAAGAAAACGAAAACAAAGTTATAGCAGTAGCTATGAGTGGAGGAGTAGATTCGTCTACAGTGGCTTATCTTTTAAAAAAGCAAGGTTACAAAATTTTTGGTGTAACTATGAAAACTTGTGGAGAAGAGGATAAGGATGCTAAAAGAATATGTGATGATTTAGGTATTGATCATTATCTTTTAGATGTAACAGAGGATTTTGGAAAAGAGGTTATTGACTATTTCGTAGATGAATATAGCTCAGGAAGAACTCCAAATCCATGTATGGTTTGTAACAGAAAAATAAAATTTGGAAAACTTATTGAGTTTGCAAAGGAGTTAGGAGCAGAGGCATTAGCAACTGGTCACTACGCAAACATCATTGATGGTACATTAGCTATTGGTGATGACATGAATAAGGATCAAGTTTATTTCTTATCACAAATAAAAAAAGAAAACTTAAAGTATATCATTTTCCCAATTGGAAAAATGGAAAAACCAGCTGTTAGAGAGCTAGCAAAAGATTTAGGTGTAAGAGTTTACGCTAAAAAAGACTCTCAAGAGATATGTTTTGTTGAAGATGGAAAGTTAAAAGAGTTTTTAATGGAGAAAACTGGTGGAAAAATCGGAAAGCCAGGACAAATTGTTAATCTAAAAGGAAAAGTTTTAGGAAAACACAATGGATTAGCATTCTACACAATAGGACAAAGAAAAGGATTGGGAATAGCGTCAGCAAACCCACTTTATGTTATAGAGTTAGATAGAAAAAACAACAGAGTTATTGTTGGAAGCAATGAAGATCTTATGAAGAATACTTTAATTGCAAATCAACTGAACCTATTTTTAGTAGAGGATGTAAAAGAGTTAGATGGAATGGATTGTTTTGTAAAAGCACGTTCTAGAGATAAATTACATCCATGTAAAGTAAAAGTAGTAGATAAAGACACAATAGAGATTTTATTTACAGAGGATAACGTAAGAGCTGTTACTCCAGGACAAGGAGCAGTATTATATACTGAAGATGGAAAAGTTATCGCAAGTTCTTTTATAATTAAATAG
- a CDS encoding LysE family translocator produces the protein MIFWKGIITGLILSLPFGPVGIYCMEKAMIEGEKKAYVSALGMVTVDIIYGIISFLFISRVESYVIKFETPLKVLISVFLIFVGSKKFFGKPKVKEVEDDNYTLVQDYFETFLLAIFNISSILVIAGIYTLLGILDSPIREMTVLELGTGIGIGGASLWFTTIFLIYHFKKKVTMDILLKLSKLSGLIILIFGIATIIFAFYK, from the coding sequence ATGATTTTTTGGAAAGGGATTATAACAGGTTTAATATTATCACTTCCCTTTGGACCAGTGGGCATTTACTGTATGGAAAAGGCTATGATCGAAGGAGAAAAAAAAGCGTATGTATCAGCGCTAGGAATGGTAACTGTAGACATAATTTATGGTATTATATCATTTCTATTTATAAGTAGAGTTGAAAGTTATGTTATTAAATTCGAAACTCCGCTAAAAGTGTTGATAAGTGTATTTTTAATTTTTGTGGGAAGTAAAAAGTTTTTTGGAAAGCCTAAAGTTAAAGAGGTCGAAGATGATAACTACACTTTAGTGCAAGACTATTTTGAAACTTTTTTACTAGCAATATTTAATATCTCATCAATTCTTGTAATAGCAGGAATTTATACACTTCTTGGGATATTGGATAGCCCTATTAGAGAGATGACAGTATTAGAATTAGGAACTGGAATTGGAATTGGAGGAGCATCACTATGGTTTACAACAATCTTTTTAATATATCATTTTAAAAAGAAAGTAACTATGGATATTCTTTTAAAACTAAGTAAACTTTCAGGATTAATAATTCTAATCTTCGGAATTGCAACTATTATATTTGCCTTCTACAAATAA
- a CDS encoding deoxynucleoside kinase, with the protein MKNVICIEGVVGAGKTTLGELLAKELSIEFFQEPYIDNPFLDKFYSNKERYSLLSQMYFLNKRIEIIEEASKFNGCIMDRSIYGDYLFAKMHLRNGFMTADEFSLYQSFWEKLISARTNPLLIIYLETTVDNAIKKIKERGRDFELGVEKEYWTSLNEEYSNFFNEYNETVVLKINIDNMDIRDNEEDRKLFFDIVKSKLKELSL; encoded by the coding sequence ACAACTTTAGGAGAGTTATTAGCTAAAGAGTTATCAATAGAGTTTTTTCAAGAACCGTATATAGATAACCCTTTTTTAGATAAATTTTATTCAAATAAAGAGAGATACTCTTTACTTAGTCAAATGTATTTTTTAAACAAAAGAATAGAGATAATAGAGGAAGCTTCTAAATTCAATGGTTGTATAATGGATAGAAGTATCTATGGTGACTATCTGTTTGCTAAAATGCACTTAAGAAATGGGTTTATGACAGCAGATGAATTTTCGTTATATCAATCTTTTTGGGAAAAATTAATCTCAGCAAGAACTAATCCATTATTAATTATCTATTTAGAAACAACTGTTGATAATGCTATAAAAAAGATAAAAGAAAGAGGAAGAGATTTCGAACTTGGAGTGGAAAAAGAATATTGGACATCTTTAAATGAGGAGTACTCTAACTTTTTTAATGAATACAATGAAACAGTTGTATTAAAAATAAATATAGATAATATGGATATCAGAGATAATGAAGAGGATAGAAAGTTATTTTTTGATATAGTTAAGTCTAAATTAAAAGAACTAAGCCTGTAA